A window of Bacillus sp. E(2018) contains these coding sequences:
- a CDS encoding M14 family zinc carboxypeptidase codes for MLKKHWIAGVMSLSLLTSMPFAVTAEAPQKKWTNVNSFEEADGSPFNSEHYDFVKYSKIGSVLKKIDRESKRVTLEQTGVSSKGYPMYVVTISNNGDKGKYGHYKKLRKEMFRNPQKAQDWIAENPDFKVPVMINGSIHGTEYIGSDAVLQLIDRFANDNDEETKEILDSNILIFNVVANPDGRVDGTRFNGNGIDLNRDFITLSQEETKQTVDLITEWNPMVFLDLHGYINSDDGKPGLIEPCTPPHNPNYEYDLFSKWALDQAKAMEAEIVGNKANYETDLYKNMTGTYIPQRDDSAGWDDYPPIFTPMYAMYHGAYGYTLEAPTNNWDGVRWANDAVMGALKFAVQNKQGMLTDQIEIFERGINFDHPYHEEGFFPDAYVLPVDEKDPTVTEKAVNHLIKNDISVEKAVKPFSVNGQTYPAGTYIVSMSQAKAGLANTMLWDGEDITNDTPAMYDISAWSLPELWGFEAIEVDEKVNAKTKPVKEAEYDGSIQGKGPYVIPNSSVQAVKLVNDLMKKGERVYKDNAGDFYIENLSSRNKKLVKESGIKLQSAKMPSQKEMLSTLEVAVLKDGGMNKAQSHAGTKLALERLGFSVTEVTPKEVAEKGLSQYDAFLYAGTDALLQYENVREANKPFVIGSKQAYDSFKNNVQTFIDSGGKYISVGAGGAKASSQLGLTTMKVNTGGSNSNGIVKVNYEKDEVTAGYKEADLGFVYRPVWFTELGNSKSVATLGDGDFFVAGHWKNNQLAAGQSVIVEDAQKDITLIGLEAGFRDHTDYLFRLLSNSLYQ; via the coding sequence ATGTTAAAAAAACATTGGATAGCAGGTGTGATGAGTTTAAGTTTGCTGACATCGATGCCTTTTGCTGTAACAGCAGAAGCGCCTCAAAAAAAGTGGACGAATGTTAATAGTTTTGAAGAGGCTGATGGAAGTCCGTTTAACTCTGAACATTATGATTTTGTAAAGTATTCAAAGATTGGTTCGGTCTTAAAGAAGATTGATAGAGAAAGTAAACGAGTAACCCTCGAACAAACAGGCGTTTCATCTAAAGGGTATCCGATGTATGTGGTCACGATCTCGAATAACGGGGATAAAGGCAAGTATGGACATTATAAGAAACTACGAAAGGAAATGTTCAGAAATCCTCAAAAAGCACAAGACTGGATCGCCGAAAATCCTGACTTTAAAGTGCCGGTGATGATCAATGGATCAATCCACGGAACAGAATACATAGGTTCTGATGCCGTTCTTCAGCTGATCGATCGTTTTGCTAATGATAATGACGAAGAAACAAAAGAGATTCTAGACAGCAACATACTTATCTTTAACGTGGTGGCGAATCCTGATGGTCGTGTTGACGGCACTCGTTTTAACGGAAACGGTATCGACCTGAACCGTGACTTCATCACACTTTCGCAAGAGGAAACAAAACAAACCGTTGATCTGATCACAGAGTGGAATCCGATGGTCTTCTTAGATCTTCACGGTTATATCAATAGTGACGACGGAAAACCTGGGTTAATTGAGCCATGTACGCCTCCTCATAACCCAAACTATGAATATGATTTGTTCTCTAAATGGGCGTTAGATCAAGCAAAAGCGATGGAAGCTGAAATCGTTGGTAATAAAGCAAACTATGAAACAGATCTCTATAAAAATATGACAGGTACTTATATCCCTCAGCGTGATGACAGCGCTGGTTGGGACGATTATCCGCCAATCTTTACACCGATGTATGCGATGTACCATGGGGCGTACGGCTACACGTTAGAAGCTCCGACAAACAACTGGGATGGTGTACGATGGGCAAACGATGCTGTGATGGGGGCATTGAAGTTTGCTGTTCAGAACAAACAAGGAATGCTTACAGATCAAATTGAGATCTTTGAACGTGGCATCAATTTTGATCATCCGTATCATGAGGAAGGATTTTTCCCAGATGCTTATGTGCTGCCAGTAGATGAAAAAGATCCAACGGTTACTGAAAAAGCCGTGAACCATCTCATTAAAAATGATATCTCTGTTGAAAAAGCCGTTAAACCTTTCTCAGTTAACGGACAAACATACCCAGCTGGCACCTATATCGTTTCTATGAGCCAAGCGAAAGCAGGTCTTGCAAACACGATGTTATGGGATGGCGAGGATATCACGAACGATACGCCAGCGATGTATGATATTTCAGCTTGGAGTCTACCAGAATTGTGGGGCTTTGAAGCAATTGAAGTAGATGAAAAAGTGAATGCGAAAACAAAGCCTGTTAAAGAGGCCGAATATGACGGATCTATTCAAGGGAAAGGGCCATACGTAATTCCCAACAGTTCGGTCCAAGCTGTGAAACTAGTGAACGACCTTATGAAAAAAGGTGAGCGTGTATATAAAGATAATGCAGGTGATTTCTATATTGAAAACCTCTCATCAAGAAACAAGAAGCTTGTGAAAGAGTCAGGCATCAAGCTGCAATCAGCAAAAATGCCATCTCAGAAAGAAATGCTTTCAACACTTGAAGTAGCTGTTTTAAAAGATGGTGGCATGAATAAAGCGCAAAGTCATGCAGGTACAAAGCTCGCATTAGAACGACTCGGTTTCTCGGTTACAGAAGTGACACCAAAAGAAGTTGCAGAGAAGGGTCTATCTCAATACGATGCGTTTTTATATGCAGGAACGGACGCATTGCTGCAATACGAGAATGTGAGAGAAGCGAATAAGCCGTTCGTGATCGGAAGTAAGCAGGCTTATGACAGTTTTAAAAACAACGTACAAACGTTTATTGATAGCGGTGGAAAATACATTTCAGTAGGTGCAGGTGGAGCTAAAGCTTCAAGTCAGCTCGGATTAACAACGATGAAAGTTAATACTGGCGGCTCAAACAGCAACGGAATCGTAAAAGTAAACTATGAAAAAGATGAAGTAACAGCAGGCTATAAAGAAGCGGATCTCGGATTTGTTTATCGACCAGTCTGGTTTACAGAGTTAGGAAACTCTAAATCGGTCGCAACGTTAGGCGACGGTGACTTCTTTGTTGCAGGCCACTGGAAGAACAATCAACTAGCGGCTGGGCAGTCCGTTATTGTAGAAGATGCGCAAAAAGATATAACGTTGATCGGACTCGAAGCAGGATTCCGTGATCATACGGATTATCTGTTCCGTTTATTGTCCAACTCACTATACCAATAA
- a CDS encoding PTS glucose transporter subunit IIA, with amino-acid sequence MFNKLFGKKEVKKEETLIAPLTGKIVNIEEVPDPTFAQKMMGDGIAIEPTEGVVVSPVDGEIVQFFHTKHAIGIQSEAGAEILIHVGLETVSMNGEGFEGHVNVGDKVKAGDKLVSFDLDLIKEKAASTVTPIVITNGDAVESLDKRAASKATKGETSLLQVKMK; translated from the coding sequence ATGTTCAATAAACTATTTGGAAAAAAAGAAGTTAAAAAAGAAGAAACACTAATCGCTCCATTAACAGGAAAAATCGTAAACATTGAAGAGGTGCCAGATCCGACGTTCGCTCAAAAAATGATGGGCGATGGGATTGCGATAGAACCAACAGAAGGTGTTGTTGTCTCTCCAGTTGATGGGGAAATCGTTCAGTTCTTCCACACGAAGCATGCGATCGGCATCCAATCAGAAGCAGGCGCAGAAATTCTAATTCACGTTGGTCTTGAGACGGTTAGCATGAACGGTGAAGGTTTCGAAGGACATGTGAACGTAGGAGATAAAGTGAAAGCGGGAGACAAGCTTGTAAGCTTTGACCTGGATTTAATTAAAGAAAAAGCGGCTAGCACGGTAACGCCGATCGTGATCACAAATGGTGATGCGGTTGAATCTTTAGACAAGCGCGCTGCGTCTAAAGCAACTAAAGGTGAAACTTCATTATTGCAGGTTAAAATGAAATAA
- a CDS encoding glycine--tRNA ligase: protein MTKNMETITNHAKHRGFVFPGSEIYGGLANTWDYGPLGVELKNNVKKAWWKKFVQESPYNVGLDAAILMNPRTWEASGHIGNFNDPMMDCKNCKARHRADKLIEDAAEQAGKEIIVDGLPFEKMEELVKEYNIACPECGSHDFTSIRQFNLMFKTHQGVTESSSNEIYMRPETAQGIFVNFKNVQRTMRKKLPFGIAQVGKSFRNEITPGNFTFRTREFEQMELEFFCKPGSEIEWFNYWKDTAEKWLKSLGMTSENLRLRDHNEDELSHYSNATTDFEYKFPFGWGELWGVASRTDFDLKRHMEFSGEDFNYIDQETNERYVPYCIEPSLGADRVTLAFLIDAYEDEQLEDGTSRTVMHLHPALAPYKAAILPLSKKLSEEATEVFSSLAKDFNVDYDETGSIGKRYRRQDEVGTPFCITYDFDSKEDGMVTVRDRDTMEQTRVKIADLKSFIEEKVQF from the coding sequence ATGACAAAAAACATGGAAACCATCACAAATCATGCGAAACACCGCGGTTTTGTATTTCCAGGATCTGAAATCTACGGAGGTCTTGCAAATACGTGGGATTATGGTCCGCTTGGTGTTGAGCTGAAGAACAACGTAAAAAAAGCTTGGTGGAAAAAATTCGTTCAGGAGTCACCATACAACGTAGGTCTTGATGCTGCAATCTTGATGAACCCGCGTACGTGGGAAGCATCTGGTCACATCGGTAACTTTAACGACCCGATGATGGACTGTAAGAACTGTAAAGCGCGCCACCGTGCAGATAAACTAATCGAAGATGCTGCTGAGCAAGCTGGAAAAGAAATTATCGTTGACGGACTTCCGTTCGAAAAGATGGAAGAGTTAGTAAAAGAGTACAATATCGCTTGTCCTGAGTGTGGAAGCCATGACTTCACAAGCATCCGCCAGTTCAACTTGATGTTCAAAACACACCAAGGTGTAACGGAATCAAGCTCAAACGAAATTTACATGCGTCCGGAAACAGCGCAAGGAATCTTCGTTAACTTTAAAAATGTTCAACGTACGATGCGTAAAAAATTGCCGTTCGGTATCGCACAGGTCGGTAAGAGTTTCCGTAACGAGATTACACCAGGTAACTTCACGTTCCGTACACGTGAGTTCGAACAGATGGAGCTTGAGTTCTTCTGTAAGCCTGGAAGCGAGATTGAGTGGTTCAACTATTGGAAAGATACAGCTGAAAAATGGTTGAAATCATTAGGTATGACTTCAGAAAACCTTCGTCTTCGCGACCATAACGAAGATGAGCTTTCTCACTACTCTAATGCGACGACTGACTTTGAGTATAAATTCCCGTTCGGTTGGGGTGAGCTTTGGGGTGTTGCGTCTCGTACAGACTTCGATTTGAAGCGTCACATGGAATTCTCAGGTGAAGACTTCAACTATATCGACCAAGAAACAAACGAGCGTTATGTTCCTTATTGCATCGAACCTTCTCTAGGTGCTGACCGCGTAACATTGGCGTTCTTGATTGATGCTTATGAAGATGAGCAGCTTGAAGATGGCACATCAAGAACAGTTATGCACTTACACCCTGCTCTAGCTCCTTATAAAGCAGCGATCTTGCCTCTATCTAAGAAGCTATCTGAGGAAGCAACAGAAGTGTTCAGCTCACTTGCAAAAGACTTCAATGTGGACTATGACGAGACAGGATCAATCGGTAAACGTTACCGTCGTCAAGATGAAGTAGGTACGCCTTTCTGTATCACGTATGACTTTGATTCTAAAGAAGACGGCATGGTAACCGTACGTGACCGTGACACGATGGAACAAACGCGTGTGAAGATTGCAGATCTTAAGAGCTTTATTGAGGAAAAAGTTCAGTTTTAA
- a CDS encoding VOC family protein: protein MSKSFIEQVHYIRIPVKELERSAHWYRDVLGLQLLNHTEERAIIKVNDGPFLLILVPTEDETFAHFTIDNEQEFSIGFTSPDLSKFHQHLIDHQVKVDEIKEDNGHAFFHFYDLNGNKFQVHW from the coding sequence ATGAGTAAATCATTTATTGAACAAGTACATTATATAAGAATTCCTGTAAAAGAATTAGAACGATCAGCACATTGGTATAGAGATGTATTAGGGCTCCAGTTATTAAATCATACAGAGGAACGGGCCATTATCAAAGTAAATGATGGACCTTTCTTACTTATCTTAGTTCCCACCGAAGATGAAACATTTGCACATTTTACAATCGACAATGAACAAGAATTTAGCATAGGCTTTACGAGTCCTGATTTATCTAAATTTCATCAACACTTAATTGACCATCAAGTGAAGGTTGATGAAATTAAAGAAGATAATGGTCATGCATTTTTTCACTTTTATGATTTGAATGGTAATAAGTTTCAAGTACACTGGTAG
- a CDS encoding aldo/keto reductase: MHISEVSRIAIGTHLGEMNKEDSLTYQESIEFALLNGINFIDTALNYRGMRSERDVGSVLAKLVQIEKQVDREDIFLSTKAGIIPGDIDAQLRPENYLQKVLVEKGILQRSDLQIIDHHKHVMEPSFYEFALQQSLKHMHVDYIDVHYIHNPEVSLRALGEDIFYQKLQKLFSFYEQQVEKGLIRYYGLAVWSAFTESPGTPGYISLDKVMNVAHSVAGNSHHFRFIQTPFNYSNQIAATGLNQHVNGKWRTLLQASEELGIHVTTSAPLDCGRLTNHQHADVKELISFVLKTPGILSTMIGMRKVETVKKNLKWLNKVGS, translated from the coding sequence ATGCACATTAGCGAGGTTTCAAGAATAGCCATCGGCACACATTTAGGAGAAATGAATAAAGAAGATTCTCTTACCTATCAAGAATCAATTGAATTTGCGTTGCTAAATGGAATCAACTTTATTGATACTGCACTTAATTATCGCGGCATGCGTTCCGAGCGCGATGTTGGGAGTGTTTTAGCGAAACTCGTTCAAATCGAAAAACAGGTCGACAGAGAAGATATTTTCTTATCTACGAAAGCTGGTATCATACCAGGTGATATTGATGCTCAACTTCGTCCAGAGAATTATCTGCAGAAGGTTTTAGTAGAAAAAGGGATTCTACAGCGTTCTGATTTACAGATCATTGACCATCACAAACACGTTATGGAGCCTTCCTTTTATGAATTTGCACTGCAACAAAGTTTAAAGCATATGCATGTTGATTACATAGACGTTCATTACATTCATAATCCTGAGGTCTCTTTGAGAGCTTTAGGTGAAGATATTTTTTATCAGAAACTCCAAAAATTGTTTTCGTTTTATGAACAGCAAGTTGAAAAAGGGTTGATCCGCTATTACGGTTTAGCGGTCTGGTCAGCTTTTACAGAGTCTCCCGGCACACCGGGTTACATCTCTCTAGACAAAGTAATGAATGTTGCCCACTCTGTTGCAGGAAACTCCCATCATTTTCGTTTTATTCAAACCCCATTCAATTATTCAAATCAGATCGCAGCAACAGGTCTTAACCAGCACGTAAATGGTAAATGGAGAACATTGCTTCAAGCTTCAGAAGAGTTAGGAATTCATGTCACAACAAGTGCTCCATTAGATTGCGGCAGACTTACGAATCATCAGCACGCAGATGTAAAAGAGCTGATATCGTTTGTTTTAAAAACGCCGGGTATTTTGTCTACGATGATTGGTATGCGAAAGGTAGAAACGGTAAAAAAGAATTTAAAATGGCTTAACAAAGTTGGCTCGTAA
- a CDS encoding TetR/AcrR family transcriptional regulator, giving the protein MPLSHKQLKAMEQKREKILEQAILLFAEQGYESTTIAKVAKAAGVSFGSVFTYFDNKDQLFYHAVTEPLEKQYKEAMLDFNPEAEDSLTEIKSMIDKHIAIFIEMRTYLQLVVQVIGQHTKFPEPFKVLDEFSLEFIIKLQEIIRNGQVNGVLEKSDEDLTATAYLGFLLGIRLTFTDYAVSRVREKFKIPAFQLLYPKR; this is encoded by the coding sequence TTGCCTTTATCACATAAACAACTGAAAGCGATGGAACAAAAGCGTGAAAAGATTTTAGAGCAGGCGATTCTTTTGTTTGCAGAGCAAGGGTATGAGAGCACGACCATTGCAAAGGTGGCGAAAGCTGCGGGTGTTAGTTTTGGAAGTGTGTTTACGTACTTTGATAATAAGGATCAGCTTTTTTACCATGCTGTTACAGAGCCTTTAGAAAAACAATATAAAGAAGCGATGTTAGATTTTAATCCAGAGGCTGAAGATTCGTTGACTGAGATTAAGAGCATGATAGACAAACATATTGCTATTTTTATCGAGATGCGTACATATCTACAGCTGGTCGTTCAAGTGATCGGACAGCATACGAAATTTCCTGAACCGTTTAAAGTTCTGGACGAATTTAGTCTGGAATTTATTATAAAACTTCAAGAGATCATACGTAATGGTCAAGTAAACGGAGTTCTAGAAAAATCTGATGAAGACTTAACCGCGACAGCTTATCTTGGCTTTTTATTAGGTATTCGACTGACGTTTACAGACTATGCCGTTTCAAGGGTTAGAGAAAAGTTTAAGATTCCAGCTTTCCAACTGTTATATCCGAAACGCTAA
- a CDS encoding hemolysin III family protein: MSTHVFSKREEIANAITHGLGVLLSVAVTSILLVFAVWKGTAVHIVSFAVFGGTMLTLYSASTLVHAFPKGRVKDLFEIMDHAAIYLFIAGTYTPIVLIVVGGALGWTLFGVVWGLAIFGVVFKVFFTKKFVVLSTLGYVAMGWLITFAFQDISANMPPAGIQLLVAGGIIYTLGSIFYVWRSFPFHHAVWHLFVLAGSVMHFLMMFYVLPN, from the coding sequence ATGAGTACACATGTATTTTCAAAACGCGAAGAGATAGCAAATGCCATCACACACGGACTCGGAGTCCTTCTCAGTGTAGCGGTTACTTCCATTCTGCTCGTGTTTGCCGTATGGAAAGGAACAGCGGTTCATATTGTTAGCTTCGCCGTATTCGGAGGAACGATGCTGACGCTCTATTCAGCCTCAACCCTCGTACACGCTTTTCCTAAAGGACGGGTTAAGGATTTATTTGAGATCATGGACCATGCCGCCATCTATCTCTTTATCGCAGGAACGTATACCCCCATCGTGCTGATCGTTGTAGGAGGAGCACTTGGCTGGACATTATTTGGAGTGGTTTGGGGACTCGCAATCTTTGGTGTCGTGTTTAAAGTCTTTTTTACGAAAAAGTTCGTTGTGTTATCAACATTAGGTTATGTAGCGATGGGATGGCTGATCACATTCGCCTTTCAAGATATTTCGGCAAACATGCCACCAGCGGGCATCCAGCTCCTCGTTGCAGGCGGAATCATCTACACGCTCGGCAGTATCTTTTATGTATGGCGCAGCTTTCCGTTCCACCACGCCGTCTGGCATTTGTTTGTTCTAGCCGGCAGTGTGATGCATTTTCTTATGATGTTTTATGTGTTGCCTAACTAA
- a CDS encoding Xaa-Pro peptidase family protein, protein MNEGRIQKVQNWLQQEGHTFAFIHTTANVFYLSGLYSDPHERVLGVAVLAEGEPFMICPGMERSQAKDAGWTYEIVGYSDSEDPWAKVQEALANRGVTTASSIAIEKETLPYARGEKLLGMFDGASLVGAEELMNELRLIKEESELKTLREAARLADYGVEVGVAALREGVTEMEVLAKIEYELKQKGISAMSFSTMVLFGEKAGQPHGKPGLRKLQHGDFVLFDLGVVLDGYCSDITRTVAFGDLDEKRREIYDTVLQAQLKALEASKPGTRIGDLDVIARNHITEAGYGDNFPHRIGHGLGIDVHEFPSVSDNNDGVLREGMTYTIEPGIYIDDVGGVRIEDDVCVTADGHETLTKYPKELQIIK, encoded by the coding sequence ATGAACGAAGGACGTATTCAAAAGGTACAGAACTGGCTACAGCAAGAAGGGCATACTTTCGCGTTCATTCACACGACAGCAAACGTGTTCTATCTATCAGGATTATATTCTGACCCGCATGAACGTGTGTTAGGTGTGGCTGTACTTGCAGAAGGAGAACCGTTCATGATCTGTCCAGGCATGGAACGTTCACAGGCTAAAGACGCAGGCTGGACGTATGAGATTGTTGGTTACAGCGATTCTGAAGATCCTTGGGCGAAGGTACAAGAAGCGTTGGCTAATCGTGGGGTGACTACAGCGTCATCGATTGCAATTGAAAAAGAAACTCTTCCTTACGCACGTGGCGAGAAGCTACTTGGCATGTTTGATGGTGCGAGCTTGGTCGGAGCTGAAGAGTTGATGAACGAGCTTCGTCTCATAAAAGAAGAAAGCGAGTTAAAGACGTTGCGTGAAGCGGCTAGACTTGCAGACTATGGGGTTGAGGTAGGAGTTGCAGCACTTCGTGAGGGTGTAACAGAGATGGAAGTACTCGCGAAGATTGAATACGAACTGAAGCAAAAAGGCATCAGCGCAATGTCGTTCTCTACAATGGTGTTATTCGGTGAAAAAGCGGGACAGCCTCATGGTAAACCAGGATTAAGAAAGCTTCAGCACGGTGATTTTGTTTTATTTGATCTAGGTGTAGTTCTAGATGGATATTGTTCTGACATCACGCGTACTGTAGCGTTTGGTGATCTAGATGAAAAGCGCCGCGAGATCTATGATACCGTGCTGCAAGCACAATTGAAGGCGTTAGAAGCTTCTAAGCCTGGAACGCGCATCGGTGATCTTGATGTGATCGCACGTAACCACATCACAGAAGCAGGTTATGGCGACAACTTCCCGCACCGTATCGGACACGGACTTGGAATCGATGTTCACGAATTCCCGTCTGTGAGTGACAACAATGATGGTGTGCTTCGTGAAGGAATGACGTATACGATTGAACCAGGCATCTATATTGATGATGTTGGCGGCGTACGTATTGAGGACGACGTCTGTGTAACGGCAGATGGACACGAAACATTGACGAAATATCCAAAAGAGCTGCAGATTATTAAATAA
- a CDS encoding MFS transporter: MNFFSFHRNIQLRLVLQFITTFASSAVIPFLAIFFSNQVGAFSTGLMYIGVILSGITGALIGGRRSDQFGRKRIILLSESMIGLGYLIAGALNLIFPLSPYMNFVLFIVILFFTGMAGPAYGAIIIDSSTKENRKAIYTISYWLGNLAVAAGGVTGAILFKTYPYELFLGIALVTFITWVVTWLWLEDVRLPSAVTQDTNVTKSFQGGYKNIFLNRKFIFFTVAGLFLISLEESLTTYIGIKLVSDIQDQVPLLPFTSFFEVDGFQLIGLLKAENTILVVVLSLVIAAIFKRFKDRSLMLGGGFAYALGFVVISYSTSPIVLIIAMFIASVGELIHIPAKQAYVASIIPDDARGSYMAIYGLSFHLSGMIAALFVMISGFLSANTITLLFSLMGATSLIIYHFLFRSEESAETKVVQTTA, translated from the coding sequence ATGAATTTCTTTTCGTTTCATCGCAACATCCAGCTTAGGTTAGTGCTTCAGTTTATTACGACATTTGCTTCTTCAGCTGTCATTCCGTTTCTAGCTATCTTTTTTTCTAATCAGGTTGGGGCGTTTTCAACGGGTTTGATGTATATCGGAGTCATTCTTTCCGGTATAACGGGAGCGTTGATTGGCGGAAGGCGTTCCGATCAATTTGGAAGAAAGCGAATTATTCTACTGAGTGAGAGTATGATTGGTCTAGGTTACTTGATTGCTGGAGCTCTCAATCTGATCTTTCCTCTTTCTCCATATATGAACTTTGTACTGTTTATCGTTATTCTCTTTTTTACAGGTATGGCTGGACCTGCGTATGGCGCGATCATTATTGATTCAAGTACGAAGGAAAATAGAAAAGCGATTTATACGATCTCTTATTGGCTTGGGAATTTGGCGGTTGCTGCAGGTGGAGTAACTGGGGCTATCCTATTTAAAACCTATCCATATGAGTTATTTTTAGGAATCGCGTTGGTTACTTTTATTACGTGGGTCGTGACATGGTTATGGCTTGAAGATGTGCGGCTGCCGAGCGCTGTGACTCAGGATACCAACGTAACAAAAAGTTTTCAGGGAGGCTATAAAAACATTTTTTTGAACCGAAAATTTATCTTCTTTACGGTAGCAGGGTTGTTTCTTATCTCGTTAGAGGAGAGCTTGACCACATATATCGGTATCAAACTTGTAAGCGATATACAGGATCAAGTGCCATTACTACCTTTCACATCATTTTTTGAAGTAGATGGATTTCAATTGATTGGTTTACTAAAAGCAGAGAACACGATCTTAGTCGTCGTATTAAGTCTTGTTATAGCCGCTATATTTAAGCGTTTCAAAGACCGTTCTTTAATGCTCGGAGGAGGGTTTGCCTACGCTTTAGGGTTTGTTGTAATCAGCTATAGCACGAGTCCCATTGTTTTAATCATAGCGATGTTTATTGCATCTGTTGGTGAACTGATTCATATTCCAGCTAAGCAAGCTTATGTGGCATCAATCATACCAGATGATGCTCGTGGGTCGTACATGGCGATCTACGGCTTGTCGTTTCACCTGTCTGGAATGATTGCCGCACTATTCGTCATGATTAGCGGATTTCTTTCAGCAAACACGATCACTTTGCTGTTTAGTTTGATGGGTGCTACAAGTTTAATCATTTATCACTTTTTATTTCGATCTGAAGAGTCAGCAGAAACAAAGGTTGTTCAAACTACAGCATAA
- a CDS encoding aminoimidazole riboside kinase has protein sequence MKKGVISLGEALVDFIPTDETNTTYQKSPGGAPANVAVGVARLGSASTFLGKVGDDVLGSFMIETLKSYGVNAFHVYKTEEVRTGAVFVTLDPNGERSFDFYINPSADRFLEEKDVQPSLFKEHKILHFGSISLIGEPSKSATEKAVRLAKENGMWVSYDPNLRLSLWKTPAQARETILSMLKHADIVKISEEELEFITGLKKVEEGIKVLQEYDIPLLFITLGDDGSYVVTKEGGEYIPAKRVSSVDTTGAGDAYVAAVLHQLNEYEGSLQDLTLDEASDMALFGSVSGALAVSVKGAMTALPTLKQIEDELAQNKQ, from the coding sequence ATGAAAAAAGGCGTAATTTCTTTAGGAGAAGCACTTGTTGATTTTATTCCAACGGATGAAACGAACACAACATACCAGAAAAGTCCTGGTGGAGCACCTGCCAATGTAGCTGTTGGGGTTGCGCGATTAGGCTCAGCATCTACTTTTTTAGGAAAAGTTGGGGACGATGTTCTAGGATCGTTCATGATTGAAACATTAAAGAGCTATGGTGTGAATGCTTTTCATGTGTACAAAACCGAAGAAGTAAGAACAGGTGCTGTCTTTGTAACGCTTGACCCAAATGGTGAAAGATCGTTTGATTTTTACATTAACCCGAGCGCAGACCGCTTCTTAGAAGAAAAGGATGTACAACCGAGTCTCTTTAAAGAGCATAAAATTCTTCATTTTGGTTCGATTTCGTTGATTGGTGAGCCTTCCAAAAGCGCTACTGAAAAAGCGGTAAGGCTTGCAAAAGAAAACGGCATGTGGGTTTCGTACGATCCAAACTTGCGGTTGTCGCTCTGGAAAACACCAGCGCAAGCTCGTGAAACAATTCTTTCTATGCTAAAGCATGCTGACATCGTTAAGATCTCTGAAGAGGAACTCGAATTTATCACAGGATTAAAAAAGGTCGAAGAAGGCATTAAAGTTCTTCAAGAATATGATATTCCCTTACTCTTCATCACGCTAGGTGATGACGGAAGCTATGTGGTGACAAAAGAGGGCGGTGAATATATCCCGGCAAAGCGTGTTTCTTCGGTAGATACGACTGGAGCGGGTGATGCTTATGTGGCTGCTGTTCTTCATCAATTGAATGAATATGAGGGGTCACTCCAAGACCTGACACTTGATGAAGCGAGTGACATGGCGTTGTTCGGTAGCGTTTCTGGAGCACTTGCTGTTTCTGTTAAAGGAGCAATGACCGCACTGCCTACTTTAAAACAAATTGAGGACGAACTGGCACAAAATAAACAATAA
- a CDS encoding 8-oxo-dGTP diphosphatase, with product MFFGGLRVTAYIEHRLYTMCMVQNGDNVLLIKRPDNRGFPGFLAPGGKIDFPESLVEGACREVEEETGLCVSNLVFKGIDEYVNPQKNVRYMVFNYWTDTFDGELLLDPPEGELVWVSMNEALDLPMQDWFKERFPLFFEEGTFEIQRVWDAKREQQEKVKIRIT from the coding sequence ATGTTTTTTGGAGGATTGCGTGTGACTGCTTATATTGAACACCGACTATATACGATGTGCATGGTGCAAAACGGAGATAATGTGCTGTTGATCAAACGGCCAGACAATCGCGGCTTTCCTGGGTTTTTAGCCCCTGGTGGTAAAATAGATTTTCCTGAAAGCTTAGTAGAAGGTGCTTGTAGAGAAGTTGAAGAAGAAACAGGATTATGTGTTTCAAACTTAGTGTTCAAAGGGATTGATGAGTATGTAAATCCTCAAAAGAATGTGAGATATATGGTGTTCAACTATTGGACGGATACGTTTGATGGTGAACTTTTGTTAGATCCACCAGAAGGCGAATTGGTTTGGGTCTCAATGAACGAAGCATTAGATCTTCCCATGCAAGACTGGTTTAAAGAGAGGTTTCCGTTGTTCTTTGAGGAAGGTACTTTTGAGATTCAACGTGTGTGGGATGCGAAAAGAGAGCAACAAGAAAAAGTTAAGATCAGGATTACATAA